A genomic window from Leptospira broomii serovar Hurstbridge str. 5399 includes:
- a CDS encoding LTA synthase family protein: MKRIPPNLKIIGFYSAVIFLLLTIFRIVLLLIYFDKIDTSPWGEVLFSFLIGIRFDLSVTAITVGPFWLLSGFYFGNRWKFYRYIWGIPPIILVLWMFGHLIGDTIYYGEANKHLGYEGFVFLGKDFFVILSAALQNTPVLVVSGLFVIFFGLPLLIWSFVKWNGYRFSVDNKKAELIQIPISILVVFLLFRGGVQSRPLRSTEAIHSQNGFLNNLPLNGVFTTLMDLKSTAISPNLKLPHSESLAIVKNEIDYPGANFTDDRYPILRETKETRQGTPPNIVIILLESWTGKFIRPNGTGLIEGKELTPNFNSLISKGKYFPHFFATGGRTTNGLLSVLTGIPDRPGITVIRTHQVLGNFGGLGTVLKQAGYNTLFVHGGDIGFDNMSFLFPHWGFESIIGREEMRQKNEYTSGAWGYFDEDVLDELQKRMAVTKPPFLAISLTLTTHYPYEVPKKEFEIFPNSVQDYDYFNTYHYSDWALGKFMEKVRKSPYFENTIFIFVADHTHHRNLNPYEDRNIPFLLYSPKFVKPGIDNRISSQLDVLPTVLGLVGKKLKFSAMGRDLLSDQEQGKAYFAFSSVIGWIENGISFYRFTDGDLRDATPFPPAKKTNFCQSSQLTCDEYEKKAKAFFNLSYELLNSNSIYPPKEK, from the coding sequence ATGAAGCGAATCCCGCCAAATCTTAAAATCATCGGCTTCTATTCCGCAGTAATTTTTTTACTTTTAACGATATTTCGAATCGTCCTTCTTTTAATCTATTTCGACAAGATCGATACCTCTCCCTGGGGAGAAGTATTATTTTCGTTTTTGATCGGAATCCGCTTCGATCTTTCGGTAACTGCGATCACAGTCGGTCCCTTTTGGCTACTTTCCGGTTTTTATTTCGGCAATCGTTGGAAATTCTATCGTTATATCTGGGGCATCCCTCCGATTATCCTGGTCCTCTGGATGTTCGGACATCTGATCGGCGATACGATTTATTACGGGGAAGCGAATAAGCATCTCGGCTACGAAGGCTTCGTATTTTTAGGTAAAGACTTTTTTGTAATTCTTTCCGCAGCATTGCAGAACACGCCGGTATTAGTCGTCAGCGGCCTTTTCGTAATTTTTTTCGGACTCCCGTTACTAATCTGGTCCTTCGTAAAATGGAACGGTTATCGATTCTCCGTCGATAATAAGAAAGCGGAGCTAATTCAAATTCCGATTTCGATATTAGTCGTGTTTTTGTTATTTCGGGGAGGTGTCCAATCGAGACCTTTACGTTCGACCGAGGCGATTCATTCGCAAAACGGATTCTTGAATAACCTCCCATTGAACGGAGTGTTTACCACTTTGATGGATCTAAAGTCCACGGCGATTTCTCCGAATCTAAAGCTTCCTCATTCCGAATCCCTCGCGATAGTTAAAAATGAAATCGATTATCCGGGGGCGAATTTCACAGACGATCGATATCCGATTTTACGGGAAACAAAAGAGACGAGACAGGGAACTCCTCCAAACATAGTGATTATTTTGCTCGAAAGTTGGACGGGAAAATTTATCCGCCCCAACGGAACGGGTCTCATCGAAGGGAAGGAATTGACTCCTAATTTTAATTCCCTCATTTCAAAAGGCAAATATTTCCCTCATTTCTTTGCCACAGGCGGAAGGACGACTAACGGGCTTCTATCAGTTCTCACCGGCATTCCGGACAGACCCGGAATTACCGTCATTCGTACACATCAGGTTCTCGGTAATTTTGGAGGACTTGGAACCGTATTAAAGCAGGCGGGTTATAATACGTTATTTGTACATGGCGGCGATATCGGTTTCGATAACATGAGTTTTCTTTTTCCTCATTGGGGCTTCGAATCGATCATCGGACGGGAAGAAATGAGGCAAAAAAACGAATATACCTCCGGTGCTTGGGGATACTTCGACGAGGACGTTTTGGACGAACTCCAAAAAAGAATGGCGGTAACTAAACCCCCCTTTCTCGCAATATCTCTTACATTGACCACGCACTATCCGTACGAAGTTCCAAAAAAAGAATTTGAGATTTTTCCGAATTCGGTTCAAGACTACGATTATTTTAACACGTATCATTATTCCGACTGGGCCCTAGGTAAATTTATGGAGAAAGTCCGCAAATCTCCCTACTTCGAAAATACGATATTCATTTTCGTTGCCGACCACACGCATCATAGAAATCTAAACCCGTATGAGGACAGAAATATTCCATTCCTTCTGTATTCTCCGAAATTCGTGAAACCCGGAATCGATAATCGAATTTCTTCCCAGCTAGACGTCCTACCTACCGTATTGGGATTGGTCGGGAAAAAATTAAAATTCTCCGCAATGGGTCGAGATCTACTTTCGGACCAGGAACAAGGAAAAGCGTATTTCGCCTTCTCGAGTGTGATCGGCTGGATCGAGAACGGTATATCTTTCTATCGATTCACCGACGGCGACCTAAGGGATGCGACTCCGTTCCCTCCCGCAAAGAAAACGAATTTCTGCCAATCGTCCCAATTAACTTGCGATGAATACGAAAAGAAAGCCAAAGCGTTCTTTAATTTAAGCTACGAACTTTTAAATTCTAACTCGATTTATCCGCCTAAGGAAAAATAA